The Hevea brasiliensis isolate MT/VB/25A 57/8 chromosome 1, ASM3005281v1, whole genome shotgun sequence genome has a window encoding:
- the LOC131182367 gene encoding caffeic acid 3-O-methyltransferase-like, whose translation MDQQEEACLDALIFSGSHVFPLVLHTAIELNLFDIIAKAGPGAYVSASEIASQLPTTNPDAPSMLDRILRLFAAHSLLSYTSRTLEDGRIEKLYGLTPACKFFIGAVEEGNIAPISALAYHRATLEVWLHMKDLILEGGNLFKKVHGMSIFEYMNKDPEFNTIFNQAMAGLSTVIMNGILAIYKGFEGLTSLVDVGGGTGRTLNMIISKYPSIKGINYDLPHVIQTAPPYPGIQHVGGNMLTSIPQAEAIMIKDICHNWSDENVVKVLKNIYEVLPNNGKLIVMNVLLPEEPETSKASQYVSRLDNTMLTQPSGKERTAREFEVLTRAAGFTNFKVACVAHGIWSVIESYK comes from the exons ATGGATCAACAAGAGGAAGCATGTCTAGATGCCTTGATATTTTCTGGCTCTCATGTATTTCCTCTGGTTCTTCACACAGCTATCGAGCTAAATCTTTTTGATATCATAGCAAAAGCAGGCCCTGGAGCTTATGTTTCTGCTTCTGAAATTGCCTCTCAGCTTCCCACAACAAATCCTGATGCCCCTTCTATGCTTGATCGTATCCTGCGTCTCTTCGCCGCTCACTCTCTCCTCTCCTACACCTCACGAACTCTCGAAGATGGCAGGATTGAAAAACTTTATGGCCTAACACCTGCCTGTAAATTCTTTATTGGGGCTGTAGAAGAAGGCAATATCGCTCCCATATCTGCTCTTGCCTACCACAGAGCCACTTTGGAGGTTTG GTTACATATGAAGGACCTAATTCTTGAAGGTGGAAATCTGTTCAAGAAAGTTCATGGGATGTCTATATTCGAGTACATGAACAAAGATCCAGAATTCAACACCATCTTCAACCAGGCAATGGCTGGTCTCTCTACAGTCATTATGAATGGAATTCTAGCAATTTACAAAGGATTCGAGGGACTCACTTCACTtgttgatgttggtggtggcactgGCAGGACTCTCAATATGATCATTTCCAAGTACCCTTCCATCAAAGGCATCAACTATGATCTCCCTCATGTGATCCAAACTGCACCACCTTATCCTG GAATCCAGCATGTGGGAGGAAATATGCTCACAAGCATTCCACAAGCAGAAGCAATCATGATAAAG GATATATGCCACAACTGGAGTGATGAAAATGTGGTGAAAGTATTGAAGAACATTTATGAGGTGCTGCCAAATAATGGGAAACTTATAGTGATGAATGTATTATTACCAGAAGAACCAGAGACAAGCAAGGCTTCTCAATATGTTTCAAGACTTGACAATACCATGTTAACCCAACCTTCAGGCAAAGAAAGGACTGCAAGAGAATTTGAAGTCTTGACTAGAGCAGCTGGGTTCACAAACTTCAAAGTTGCTTGTGTTGCTCATGGTATTTGGTCTGTCATAGAATCCTACAAGTAA
- the LOC131182366 gene encoding caffeic acid 3-O-methyltransferase-like: MSPSREIDQEEEACLDATVFSVSHVFPLVLRTAVELNLFEIIAKAGHGAHVSASEIASQLPTANPDAPSVLDRILRLFATHSLLSYSSRTLDDGRIEKLYGLTPASKFFIGTVEEGNISPLYTFASHRVNLEVWLHMKDLILEGGNLFKKVHGMSLFEYTNKDPEFNTIFNQAMAGSSTLIMNGILAIYKGFEGLTSLVDVGGGTGRTLNMIISKYPSIRGINYDLPHVIQTAPPYPGLQHVGGNMLTSIPKGEAIMIKDTFHNWSDENVVKILKNIYEVLPNNGKLIVMNAVLPEEPETSKASQNVSAFDNMMLTIPSGKERTTREFEALIRAAGFINFKVACVGYGIWAVMESYK; encoded by the exons ATGAGCCCCAGTAGAGAAATAGATCAAGAAGAGGAAGCATGTCTAGATGCCACAGTATTTTCTGTCTCTCATGTCTTTCCTTTGGTTCTTCGCACAGCTGTCGAGCTAAATCTCTTTGAGATTATAGCCAAAGCTGGCCATGGAGCCCATGTTTCTGCCTCTGAAATTGCCTCTCAGCTTCCCACAGCAAATCCTGATGCCCCTTCTGTGCTTGATCGTATCCTGCGTCTCTTCGCCACTCATTCTCTCCTCTCTTACTCCTCACGGACCCTCGACGACGGCAGGATTGAAAAACTTTATGGCCTGACACCTGCCTCTAAATTCTTTATTGGCACTGTAGAAGAAGGCAACATCTCTCCCTTGTATACCTTTGCCAGCCACAGAGTCAATTTGGAGGTTTG GTTACATATGAAGGACCTAATTCTTGAAGGTGGAAATCTGTTCAAGAAAGTTCATGGGATGTCTCTATTCGAGTACACGAATAAAGATCCAGAATTCAACACCATCTTCAACCAGGCAATGGCTGGTAGCTCTACGCTTATTATGAATGGAATTCTAGCGATTTACAAAGGATTCGAGGGACTCACTTCACTggttgatgttggtggtggcactgGCAGGACTCTCAATATGATCATCTCCAAGTACCCTTCCATCAGAGGCATCAACTATGATCTCCCTCATGTGATCCAAACTGCACCACCTTATCCTG GACTCCAGCATGTAGGAGGAAATATGCTCACAAGCATTCCAAAAGGAGAAGCAATTATGATAAAG GATACATTTCACAATTGGAGTGATGAAAATGTGGTGAAAATATTGAAGAACATTTATGAAGTGCTGCCAAATAATGGGAAACTTATAGTGATGAATGCAGTATTGCCAGAAGAACCAGAGACAAGCAAGGCTTCTCAAAATGTTTCAGCATTTGATAACATGATGTTAACGATACCCTCAGGGAAAGAAAGGACCACAAGAGAATTTGAGGCCTTGATTAGAGCAGCTGGGTTCATAAACTTCAAAGTTGCTTGTGTTGGTTATGGAATCTGGGCTGTCATGGAATCCTACAAGTAA